The DNA sequence GCTGCCGGGCCAGCTTGATCTTGGTGGCGTTGTGCTCCTCGACTATCGGTTCGAGCCTGTTCCACTGCGCGTCGATCTGCTTCTCGATCTCCGCCGGCGAGGGCGCGGCGTGCGCCGCGGCGGGGCTGAGCATCAGGGCGGCGGCGGCCACGGCCAGCGCCGCGAGGAGGCGGGGGGTACGTGGTCCACTGCTGAGCCCCAACTCCTGGGGCCTGTTATGGCTACACACGAGGATCCACGTTAGGCACCACCGTTACCGTTTCGCAACTTCGGCCTTGATCAATGGCACTGCGTGTGCGGCGGCCTACTCGATGTCGACGAAGACGTCGTCGATCATGCCGTGGAATTGATCGTTGTTGGTGGCGGCGCCCTTGCCGCCGATCCGCACCGGGGCCTCGTTGTCGATGGCCAGGTCGGCCGGGAGGTCGGTCTCGCCCGAGGGCTTGCCGTCCACCAGGACGAGCAGCTTGGCGCCGTTGCGGGAGCACTCGACGCGGTGCCAGCCGCCGTCGGCGACACCCCGGTCCGCCAGCGCCACGAAGATGTGGTTCTTGCCGTCGACCGGGCCGGACACGACGCAGCTGGGCTTGCCCTCATACCCGTCGACCTGGAGCTTGAACTGGGTGCCGGTCATCGAGTAGCCCTTCTGGACCACGTTGGAGCCCTTGCTCGTCTCCCCCGCCGTCAGGAACACCGCCGCGCCCCAGTGCAGCGGCCGCAGGCCCGGGTTGAGCCCGGCGCTGTCGGCCACCTCCAGGATGGCCCGGGGGCAGGTGTCCTCGGACGCGGCGTGGCACGAGTCCGGGAAGCGCACCGCGAGGCCGCTGTCGTGCGCGACGAAGGTCAGCTCGCCGCCGAGCTGCGCCTTCTGCGTGAGCGCGAGACCGTCGCCGCCGCGCTCCAGGCCGCCGTCGAAGTCGAGGCGGATGCCGGTGCCGGTGCGCGGCGGGGTCGACGGTGCGGCCGAACCGGACGGGCGGGGCGCGCCCGCCGACGGTGTCGGGGCGGTCGCCTCCGGCTCGTCCGCCGACCGGGTCGCCAGCACGGCGAGCGCACCGCCGGCACCGGCCAGCACCAGTACGAGTACTACCTGCCACCACTTGATCCGCCGCATTCGGACAGGTCTACCACAGCGCGGCCGGACCGAGGCACCCGCCGACGGTGGTGTCCGGGCGTCCGCACGGGCGAAAACGCCGATCGCCGGGCCCTCAGGGCCCGGCGATCGGCGATGCGGTGTCGGATAGAGGTCAGCCGCCCGGCCTGATGTAGCCCGCGATGGGCATCGTGTCGATGTACGCCATGCGCACCACGTCACCGGTGTGCGGCGCGTGCACCATCACTCCGCGCCCGTTGACCTTCCCGACGTACAGCCCGACGTGGTGCAGGCCGTCGTTCGGGAAGAAGAAGACGAGGTCGCCGGTCTGCGGGGTGCTGACCCGCTTGCCCTCGGTCCACTGGTCCTTGGTGTAGTGGCTGAGCCTGATGCCCACCTGGTACCAGGCCCACTGGGTCAGGCCGGAGCAGTCGTAGTGCGGCTGCGGCGACTTCGACAGCTCCTCCGGGGAGCCGAAGACGTAGCTCTTGCTGATCTGCTTGCAGGCGGCCACGGCCACCTTCTGGCCGTTGCCGCCGATCGCGGTGGCCGGGCAGAGCGAGCCGATCTTGTAGCTGCCGCCGGGGGCGCCGCTGCCGTACGCCTTGACCCGGAGCGCCTGGAGGCGGTCCACCTCGGCCTCGATGGCCTTCTTCTTGGCCCCGACCTCGGCGTCCTTCTTCACCTGATCCGCGATGATCGCGTCAAGCTCGGACTTCTGCTTGTCGTACAGCGCCTTCGCCTCGGTCGTCGCGGCGATCTGCTCCTGCTTCGAGTGCGCCAGGTACTCCAGGATCGCCAGCTGCTCGGCGAACTGCTTGGGCGAACCGCTGGACAGCAGCGAGTTGATCTCCTGGTTGCGGCCGCCCTTGTAGTACTCGGCGGCGATCGCGCCGACCCGGGTCCGGGTCACCTCGACGGTGAGTCGCAGCGGCTGCAGCTTCGCGTCGATCGCGGCGGCCTTCTTCTTGGACTTGAGCAGGTCGCCGTGCGCCTTGTTGTAGTCCTCGATGACCGGTTCGAGCTGGTTCCACTGCTTGGCGATCTCAGCCTCGATCTCGGCGAGCGAGGGCTCGGCGTGCGCTGCCGCGGGCGCGAACAGTCCGGCCAGCAGGCTGGCGGCCAGCGCCGTCGCGAGCAGGAGCAGCCGTCGCGGACGTCTGCGCGCGGTACGGAGGGGGGACACCTGATCTCCTTTGCCGCCGACCGCGGCCGGAGGTTAGGGAAGACCCGGCCGCAGTGACCGCCGCGGGGTTGCAGGGGGTAACAACCAGGCGTACGCGGCAGTCGGTCACCAACCCTAGGAAACAAGGTGAGCCGGTTTCAAGCCGCTGGCGAGACAACTTCGCTGAGCTGCACCGATGTCACGCAGCGTCAGTCCTGATCACACTGCCGATGGCGCCATGATCGCGGTCAGGACGTCGTCCAGCGTCACCACGCCGACCGGCACCGGACCGTCGCTGACCAGCACGATGTGCCGCCGCTCGCGGCGCATCGCGAGCAGCAGCTCGGCCAGTGAGCGCTCCGGCGGCACCACTGCCAGCGGGCGCACCAGCCCGGCCGGGATCGCGGCCCGCCGGGCCGCGCCGTCCAGTCCGATGATGTCCTTGACGTGCACGAACCCCAGCACCCGGCGGGTTCCCCGGGCGACCACCGGGAACCGCGACCGCCCGGTCCGGGTGGCCAGCACCTCCAGCGTCGCCGGGGACGTGTCGTCGGTCACGATGGTCACCGACGACCACGGCCGCAGCGCGTCGGCGGCGGTGCGCTGGTGCAGCGCCAGCGCGCCCGCGATCCGCGCGTGCTGCTCCGGATCGAGCAGCCCCTCGGTGCGCGCCTGGGCCACCAGCCCGGCCAGTTCCTCGGCGGTGAACACCGTCTTGACCGCGTCCGCCGCCGGGATCCGCCACAGCCGCAGCACCTGCCGCGCCGCCCACTTCATCGCCAGCAGCAGCGGCTTGGTGGCCAGGCAGAACACCAGCATCGGCGGGCCGAGCCACAGCACGCTCGCCTCCGGCCCGGCCAGCGTGATGTTCTTCGGGACCATCTCGCCGATCACGGTGTGCAGGAAGACCACGATCAGCAGGCCGGTCACGAACGCGACCGGGTGCAGCAGGTTCGGCGGCACGTTCAGCGCTTCCAGCGGCGTCGAGAGCACATGTGCCAGGGCGGGCTCGGCGATCGCGCCCAGCGCCAGCGAGCAGATGGTGATGCCGAGCTGGGCGCCCGCGATCATCAGCGGGATCTGGTTCATCGCCGACAGCGCCCACGCCGCCGGGCGCGAGGTCTGCGCCTTCGGCTCGATGACGGTACGGCGGGAGGCGATCAGCGCGAACTCCGCGCCGACGAAGAACGCGTTGCCCAGCAGCAGCGCGATCGTGATCAGGACGTTGTTCACTCGTCGTCCCCCGCCACCTGCACCAGGCGCACCAGCTCGACCCGGTGCCGGTCCATCTCCACCACGGTGAACTCCCAGCCGTGCGCCTCGACGAAGTCGCCGACCGAGGGGATGCGGCCCAGCTTGGCCATCAGGAAGCCGCCGAGCGTCTCGTACGGCCCCTCGGGCAGGCGGAAGCCGGTCTGCTCGTCGAGCTCGTCCTCGCGCAGCATGCCGTCCACCAGCCAGGTCCGTACGCCGCCGGGCACGGTCACCTCCACCGAGCCCGACTCCTCCTCCTCGGCGGTGTCATGCTCGTCGGCGATCTCCCCGACCAGCTCCTCGACCAGGTCCTCGATGGTGACCACGCCGTCGGTGCCGCCGTACTCGTCGACGACGATGGCCATGTCGGCCCGGCCCGCGCGCAGGGCGGCCAGCACCTTGTCCAGGTCCAGCGAGCCGGGCACCAGCACGGGCTCGCGGGCCACCGAGGCGACCGTGGTCGCGTCCCGGCGGTGCAGCGGCACCGCCAGCGCGTCGTTGACGGACACGACACCGGTGAGGGTGTCCAGGGTCTGCTCGTACACGGGGAAGCGGCTGTGGCCGGTCTCGCGCACCACGTCGAACAGCTCGGCGACGCTGGCCGACGCCGACAGCCCGACCACGTCGATGCGCGGCGTCATCGCCTCGGCCGCGTGCTTGTCGCCGAACCGGACCGTACGCTGGAGCAGCAGCGCGGTGTCCCCCGGCAGCGCGCCCGCCTGCGCCGAGATCGCGGCGAGCAGGCCCAGCTCCTCCGGCGACCGGGCGCTGGCCAGCTCCTCCTGCGGCTCGATGCCCATCCGCCGGACCAGCCAGTTCGCCGAGCCGTTCAGCGCCACGATCAGCGGCTTGAGGACCCGCGAGAAGACCCGCATCGGTCCCGCCGTACGCAGTGCCAGCGGCATCGGCCGCGACAGCGCCGCGTTCTTGGGCACCAGCTCGCCGAAGAGCATCGAGAACAGGGTGGCGATGCCCAGCGCGATGGCGTGGGTCCAGCCCGCCGACAGCTTCAGCGGGTCCAGCAGCTTCGACAGCGCGGGCTCGGCCAGGTAACCGGTGAGCAGTGCGGTCAGCGTGATGCCGAGCTGGGCGCCGGACAGCTGGAACGACAGCTCCCGCAGTGCGCGCCGGACCGTACGGGCGGCGCGGTCGCCGCGGTCGGCGCGGATGTCGATGTCGGCGCGGTCGACGGTGACGAGCGCGAACTCGGCAGCGACGAAGAACGCGTTGCCGACGGTCAGCAGCACGAACAGCAGTAGGGGCAGGATCGTCAACAGCGCGTCGATGGCGAGATCACCTCGCGGCCGATTCTGCCAGACGTCCTCGCCCCACCCCCAAACCCGGACCATGCGAGCCAGGCCACTGACCGCCCCTGCCCGGCCACCCCTTGCTCAGCAAAGTTGCCGGGCAATCGGGCACTTGGCGGTCCAAGATACGCACGATTGCCCGGCAACTTGGCCGATCTTGAGGGGTGGGCGGGTCAGCCCTTGACGGATTTGAGGAGGACGGTGGCCACGTCGATGACCTCGACGCTCTCGTCGCCCTTGGAGCGGACGCCGTCGGTGATCATGGTGGAGCAGAAGGGGCAGCCCACGGCGATGGTCTTGGCGCCGGTGGCGAGTGCCTCCTCGGTGCGCTCGACGTTGATGCGCTTGCCGATGCGCTCCTCCATCCACATGCGGGCGCCGCCGGCGCCGCAGCAGAACGAGCGCTCCTCGCGGCGGCCCATCTCCAGGATCGCCGGGGCGGCCGAGCCGCCCAGGGCGGCGCCGAGGACCTCGCGCGGCGGGGTGAAGACCCGGTTGTGGCGGCCGAGGTAGCACGGGTCGTGGTAGGTCAGGCCGCCCTCGACCGGCGTCACCGGGGTCAGCTTGCCGGTCTTGACCAGGTGCGCCAGGAGCTCGGTGTGGTGTACGACCTCGACGTCCAGGCCCAGCTCGGAGTACTCGTTGCCGATGGTGTTGAAGCAGTGGGGGCACGTCGCGACGATCTTCAGCGCGCCTGATTCTTTGATCGTCTCGACGTTCTGCTGGGCGAGCATCTGGTAGACGAACTCGTTGCCGATACGGCGGGCGGGGTCGCCGGTGCAGGTCTCGTTGTTGCCCAGGATCGCGAACGACACCCCGGCCTCGTTGAGCAGCGTCGCGACGGCGCGGGTGGTCTTCTTGGCCTTGTCCTCGAACGCGCCGGCGCAGCCGACCCAGAACAGGTACTCGAACGACTCGGCCTCGCCGACGCGGGGCACGGCGAAGTCCAGGCCCTTGGTCCAGTCCTCGCGGGTGTTCGGGGGTGCGCCCCACGGGTTGCCCTTGTTCTCCAGGTTGCGCAGCATCGCCCCGGCCTCGGCCGGGAACGACGACTCGATCATGACCTGGTAGCGGCGCATGTCGACGATGTGGTCGACGTGCTCGATGTCGACCGGGCACTGCTCCACGCACGCCCCGCAGGTCGTGCACGCCCACAGCGCGTCGGGGTCGATGACGCCGAGCGCCTCCGCCCCGCCGATCAGCGGCCGCTCCGCCTCGGCCAGGGCCAGGACGTTGACCTTCGACAGCTGCTCGGCGGTGCCCTTCTCGTCCCCGGACAGGTCCTTGCCGCCGCCGGCGAGCAGGTACGGCGCCTTGGCGTAGGCGTGGTCGCGCAGGCTCAGGACGATCAGCTTCGGCGACAGCGGCTTGCCGGTGTTCCAGGCCGGGCACTGCGACTGGCAGCGCCCGCACTCGGTGCAGGTCGAGAAGTCCAGCAGGCCCTTCCAGCCGAAGTGCTCGACCTGCGAGACGCCGAAGGTGTCGGTCTCCGGGTCGGCTTCTTCCAGGTCGATCGGCTTGCCGGCCGAGGTCATCGGCTTGAGCGCGCCCAGCGCGGGGGCGCCGTCGGCGTTGCGCTTGAAGAAGATGTTGAAGAACGCGAGGAAGCGGTGCCAGGCCACGCCCATGGTGACGTTGAGGCCGATGGTGATGGCCCACGCCATCGAGACACCGATCTTGATCAGCGCGGTGATCGTGATGCCGTTCGGCCAGGCGGGCAGGAGCTCGCCCAGGGCGTGTGACAGCGGGGTCGCCCAGACCGGGGCGTGGAACCAGCCGTTGGCGACCTTGAAGCCGCGGATCAGGAAGCCGAGGATCAGGACGGCGAGGATCACGTACTCGACGAAGTAGGCCTGCCACATCGTGGAGCCGGCGAACCGCGAGCGGGACTTGCGGGTGGGCAGGTTGCGCAGGCGGATCCCGATCAGGACCAGGATCGAGATGATGCCGATGATGCCCAGCCACTCGGTCACGAACAGGAACGGCGCCCAGTTGCCGAGGATCGGCAGCTCCCACTCGGGGTTGATGACCTCGAAGTAGGCGCCCGCCACGAGCGACGACAGCAGGATGAAGCTGATCATCACGACCCAGTGGGCCGCGCCGACC is a window from the Catellatospora sp. TT07R-123 genome containing:
- a CDS encoding laminin G domain-containing protein → MRRIKWWQVVLVLVLAGAGGALAVLATRSADEPEATAPTPSAGAPRPSGSAAPSTPPRTGTGIRLDFDGGLERGGDGLALTQKAQLGGELTFVAHDSGLAVRFPDSCHAASEDTCPRAILEVADSAGLNPGLRPLHWGAAVFLTAGETSKGSNVVQKGYSMTGTQFKLQVDGYEGKPSCVVSGPVDGKNHIFVALADRGVADGGWHRVECSRNGAKLLVLVDGKPSGETDLPADLAIDNEAPVRIGGKGAATNNDQFHGMIDDVFVDIE
- a CDS encoding (Fe-S)-binding protein; this translates as MGVVQIVATALAFAVTAVAVVLVVRAVRQILAVIRLGQPDPTRSNARGQRTVTMLRETFGHTKMLTWSVVGAAHWVVMISFILLSSLVAGAYFEVINPEWELPILGNWAPFLFVTEWLGIIGIISILVLIGIRLRNLPTRKSRSRFAGSTMWQAYFVEYVILAVLILGFLIRGFKVANGWFHAPVWATPLSHALGELLPAWPNGITITALIKIGVSMAWAITIGLNVTMGVAWHRFLAFFNIFFKRNADGAPALGALKPMTSAGKPIDLEEADPETDTFGVSQVEHFGWKGLLDFSTCTECGRCQSQCPAWNTGKPLSPKLIVLSLRDHAYAKAPYLLAGGGKDLSGDEKGTAEQLSKVNVLALAEAERPLIGGAEALGVIDPDALWACTTCGACVEQCPVDIEHVDHIVDMRRYQVMIESSFPAEAGAMLRNLENKGNPWGAPPNTREDWTKGLDFAVPRVGEAESFEYLFWVGCAGAFEDKAKKTTRAVATLLNEAGVSFAILGNNETCTGDPARRIGNEFVYQMLAQQNVETIKESGALKIVATCPHCFNTIGNEYSELGLDVEVVHHTELLAHLVKTGKLTPVTPVEGGLTYHDPCYLGRHNRVFTPPREVLGAALGGSAAPAILEMGRREERSFCCGAGGARMWMEERIGKRINVERTEEALATGAKTIAVGCPFCSTMITDGVRSKGDESVEVIDVATVLLKSVKG
- a CDS encoding hemolysin family protein; this encodes MNNVLITIALLLGNAFFVGAEFALIASRRTVIEPKAQTSRPAAWALSAMNQIPLMIAGAQLGITICSLALGAIAEPALAHVLSTPLEALNVPPNLLHPVAFVTGLLIVVFLHTVIGEMVPKNITLAGPEASVLWLGPPMLVFCLATKPLLLAMKWAARQVLRLWRIPAADAVKTVFTAEELAGLVAQARTEGLLDPEQHARIAGALALHQRTAADALRPWSSVTIVTDDTSPATLEVLATRTGRSRFPVVARGTRRVLGFVHVKDIIGLDGAARRAAIPAGLVRPLAVVPPERSLAELLLAMRRERRHIVLVSDGPVPVGVVTLDDVLTAIMAPSAV
- a CDS encoding NlpC/P60 family protein translates to MSPLRTARRRPRRLLLLATALAASLLAGLFAPAAAHAEPSLAEIEAEIAKQWNQLEPVIEDYNKAHGDLLKSKKKAAAIDAKLQPLRLTVEVTRTRVGAIAAEYYKGGRNQEINSLLSSGSPKQFAEQLAILEYLAHSKQEQIAATTEAKALYDKQKSELDAIIADQVKKDAEVGAKKKAIEAEVDRLQALRVKAYGSGAPGGSYKIGSLCPATAIGGNGQKVAVAACKQISKSYVFGSPEELSKSPQPHYDCSGLTQWAWYQVGIRLSHYTKDQWTEGKRVSTPQTGDLVFFFPNDGLHHVGLYVGKVNGRGVMVHAPHTGDVVRMAYIDTMPIAGYIRPGG
- a CDS encoding hemolysin family protein, producing the protein MPLLLFVLLTVGNAFFVAAEFALVTVDRADIDIRADRGDRAARTVRRALRELSFQLSGAQLGITLTALLTGYLAEPALSKLLDPLKLSAGWTHAIALGIATLFSMLFGELVPKNAALSRPMPLALRTAGPMRVFSRVLKPLIVALNGSANWLVRRMGIEPQEELASARSPEELGLLAAISAQAGALPGDTALLLQRTVRFGDKHAAEAMTPRIDVVGLSASASVAELFDVVRETGHSRFPVYEQTLDTLTGVVSVNDALAVPLHRRDATTVASVAREPVLVPGSLDLDKVLAALRAGRADMAIVVDEYGGTDGVVTIEDLVEELVGEIADEHDTAEEEESGSVEVTVPGGVRTWLVDGMLREDELDEQTGFRLPEGPYETLGGFLMAKLGRIPSVGDFVEAHGWEFTVVEMDRHRVELVRLVQVAGDDE